The DNA sequence GCTACTTTCCAATGCGCAAAATAAAAAATGGGCTAGTTTTATCAAACAAGGCGCAATTGATGCTATTTCAAACAATAGTGCAAAAACACTTTGGATTACTGTTTTTTTAGCTGTTTATAGAGAAGGTGCTGAAACAGTACTTTTTTATCAAGCTTTACTTTTTGATGCAAAAACTAGTACAGATTTAAGTGCCATATTTGGAGGACTTGGCCTTGGAATTTTAATTCTTATTGTTTTATACTTTCTTTTAAAAGCAGGAGCTATTCGCATTCCAGTTAAGCAATTTTTTTACATTACCTCATATATTATTTTTTATATGGTATTTGTTTTTACAGGCAAAGGCATAGCAGAACTTATAGAGGGAAAGATTATTCTTCCTAGCTTAATCCCTATTAATTTTGAGCCTATATTATGGCTTGGAATTTATCCTTACTATGAAACTTTAATACCGCAGTTCATAGTATTAATTTTATTAATTATTGGTATTTTAATGACAAAACAAATTTCAAAAAAGGGAGTAAAATGAAAAAAATTTTATCTGGTGCTGTTATAGCAGCAATTACAAGCATTAATCTTTTTGCAGGTGAAGTACCGATTGGGGATCCAAAAGAGTTAAATGGAATGGAAATAGCAGCTGTTTATCTTCAGCCAATTGAAATGGAGCCAAGAGGAATTGACCTTGCAGCTTCATTGGCTGATATTCACTTAGAAGCAGATATTCATGCGACTAAAAATAATCCTAATGGACTTCCAGAAGGATTTTGGATGCCTTATTTAACTATAGCTTATGAACTTAAAAATACTGATACTGGGGCCATTAAACGTGGAACTTTGATGCCTATGGTTGCAGATGATGGTCCTCATTATGGTGCTAATATCGCTATGGAAAAAGACAAAAAAGGTGGCTTTGGGGTAGGTAATTATGAACTTACTTTTTATATTTCAAATCCTGAAAAACAAGGATTTGGACGCCATGTTGATGAAGAAACTGGTGTAGGTAAATGGTTTGAGCCTTTTAAAGTTGATTATAAATTTAAATATACTGGCACACCAAAATAATTTATATTTTTAGAAATTCTTATTCATAGAATTTCTAAAAATACTTCTTATACTTTAAAAAATAGAATCTTGGTTTATTTTTAAATATATTCAATTAAAATCTTTTTATAAATTTATTTATTTTTTACACTTGTTAAAGTTTTTTATGTAATAATAACTCTTATCAATATAAAAAAGTGAAAGATTATGAGTATATATTTTATCAATTTTATTTCCAATATTTTACCTTTAAGTGTTTTAATAGCTTTTATAAATCCTGAGAAAAAATACATTATAAAGACCTTTATATCGGTTTTTTTAGGATTTTTATTTGGATACTTTGCATTTTTTATATCCGCACAATTTTTAAAAACTGATAATTTGATATTTAATTTCAATTTTATTTTTATAGCTTCTTTACTTGTAAGTTTTATATTTTATTTTTTGGAAAAATTTAAAATTTTAAACTTAACTTTATCAACTATTTTAAGTTTTTGTATAGCTTTAAATTATTATTATGCAAACCAAGATTTTCCTATATTTAGCAATTCTTTATTAGATAGTCAAACGATTATATCTTTAGGCTTTATGTTTTTAGCTTTCATTATTTGCGTTCTAATCTTTTTCTTTTTAAAATGGCAAAAAAAAATCAACAAAAAAGTAAGTTTTATTGTTTTTTGTCTTACCATCTTGGTAGAAATGGATCATGCTTTGGCTAATATTTTACTTACTTTAATGAGAAATTCAATTATCAATACCGAATCATTTTTAGTTAGTTTTGTTGGCAAAAGCAATTATTTTGGCACTTTTAAAATTTATCTTTATATTATCTTAATCCTTATCCTTGCTTTTTTAAGTCTAAAAATTCGCAAAAATAATCTAAACAAACATGCAATTTTAGACATAAATTATCGCAAAGATAAAGCAAAAAATCATCTAATTAATTCTTATTTTTCAAGTGTTTTTATTGCTTGTGTAGTGAGTTTTTGTATTGTTTTGTATTTTTTTATGATCAGCTCTAAACCCTTAGTTATAGACGAACCTAAAGAAATTTTACCTAATGCTGAAGGCAAATTTATCTTTGATGTAGCTCTTTTAAGAGATAATAAGCTTCATAGATTTGCTTATGTAACACCTGAAGGTAAAATTGTAAGATTTTTTTTGATCAATAAAAGAGAAGATCGAGATTCTCCTGTTGCTGTTTTTGATGCTTGCATGATTTGTGGAGATATGGGATATATTAAAAAAGATGGAGAATTAATTTGTATTTCTTGCAATGTCCGTATTTTCTTACCGAGCGTAGGTAAATCTGGCGGATGCAATCCTATTCCTTTAAAATATATTTATGATGGTAAAAGAATTATCATTGATGTAAAAGATGTAGTTGCTGGATCTAATTATTTCAATCAAATCAAAGAAATTCAAGTTAGTGATCCTGTTTCAAAAGATAAACTTATTAATATAAAAGCACCGTTTTCTTATAGCTATAAAGGAATTACTTATTATTTTATCAATGAAAAAAACTACGAAGAATTTAAAAAAGATCCTTTGAAATTTATTGGAGATACGGAAGCTAAGTTTTTAATCCAAAGGAGAAACGATGTTGGCTAAAATAATTCTCAATTCTATTTTTAAAAATAAAATTCAAAAATTTCTAGCTTTTCTCACTTGTTTTTTAGCCACCCTTTTACTCTGCATTATGTTAAATATTACTTTAAGCATAGGAAATGAAGTTACAGAACAATTAAAAAGCTATGGATCAAATATACTTGTTTTACCTAAAGGTTCTAACTTAAACATTGAAATAGGTAATGAAATTTATGAACCCTTAAAAAATAAAAACTATCTGGAAGAAAAAAATTTATACATGATTAAAGATATTTATTGGCGCAACAATATCACCGCACTAGCTCCTT is a window from the Campylobacter sp. RM10537 genome containing:
- a CDS encoding iron transporter translates to MKKILSGAVIAAITSINLFAGEVPIGDPKELNGMEIAAVYLQPIEMEPRGIDLAASLADIHLEADIHATKNNPNGLPEGFWMPYLTIAYELKNTDTGAIKRGTLMPMVADDGPHYGANIAMEKDKKGGFGVGNYELTFYISNPEKQGFGRHVDEETGVGKWFEPFKVDYKFKYTGTPK
- a CDS encoding Fe-S-containing protein: MSIYFINFISNILPLSVLIAFINPEKKYIIKTFISVFLGFLFGYFAFFISAQFLKTDNLIFNFNFIFIASLLVSFIFYFLEKFKILNLTLSTILSFCIALNYYYANQDFPIFSNSLLDSQTIISLGFMFLAFIICVLIFFFLKWQKKINKKVSFIVFCLTILVEMDHALANILLTLMRNSIINTESFLVSFVGKSNYFGTFKIYLYIILILILAFLSLKIRKNNLNKHAILDINYRKDKAKNHLINSYFSSVFIACVVSFCIVLYFFMISSKPLVIDEPKEILPNAEGKFIFDVALLRDNKLHRFAYVTPEGKIVRFFLINKREDRDSPVAVFDACMICGDMGYIKKDGELICISCNVRIFLPSVGKSGGCNPIPLKYIYDGKRIIIDVKDVVAGSNYFNQIKEIQVSDPVSKDKLINIKAPFSYSYKGITYYFINEKNYEEFKKDPLKFIGDTEAKFLIQRRNDVG